The nucleotide window GGGTCTCGATGCGGCTGGTAAGACTACCATCCTCTACAAGCTCAAGCTCGGCGAGATCGTCACCACCATTCCCACCATTGGTATGTCAATCACTTGCATAACCCAGTTGCTCCTTGATCTCGATTCATCACTCGCTTTTCCGTTTTATTCATCGTTTTAACATTGTATTAGTTATTAATTGCTCTGATTTATGGTGAATTATCTGGTTAGGATTCAATGTGGAGACTGTGGAATACAAGAACATCAGCTTTACTGTGTGGGATGTCGGGGGTCAGGACAAGGTATGGACGCTTTTTTCAACTTCCTTATTTTCGAAATTGTTACTTCTTTCGGTTATGCAATTTGGTACTGGTAAATGTTCATTCCTGCATCTGATTTACGTAGTCGAGTTTGCCTGATCAAAAATTAGATTGTGGAAAATTATAGCAACTCAGCAAGTTTGTGCCACGCCCAACATGAAGTGTATGATCTCCATTTTCATGGATCGAGGTCAAATGTTTAATGCGTATTAGTTAGAGCTCCTAATCCTAACCTTCCCTTCCAATCGACTAGTCAATGAATCCACTCAACTCACACCATTTGCCTACCATCCTATAAGCTCATCATTTAAACAACGATGGGGTCAGGCTCAGGACATGCTTATTCTTTTGAGGATGGCTTTTCCTTTGTTATGTTTATCAATTTTGGGACGTACATGTCCTCCGTGACTGTTCTCTTTCAGAATAATGGCCAACGAAATCTTGTTCATCAGGATTGTTTGGATGATGCCATTATGTGTCTTACAAGTCGCATACTGTACTACTATAGTTAATATCCTTTCTCATTATCAGTTAAATGTCTTTATGGATGCCAGCTTTTCACTTTGTTATATTGTCTTTCCAGATCCGACCTTTGTGGAGGCATTACTTCCAAAACACACAAGGACTTATCTTTGTGGTTGACAGCAACGATCGTGACCGTGTGGTGGAAGCCAGAGATGAGCTTCATAGAATGTTGAATGAGGTATACATAAACTTTGGAACTTCTTATGCTGATGATAAAGAGGGGTGAAATATAGCACATTGAAAACTTGTGTACTATTATTGCTATATGGTcgtatctttttttattttgattgttAACCATTTGTTATTGTATTGGGCAGGATGAGTTGAGGGACGCTGTGCTTCTTGTATTTGCAAACAAGCAAGATCTTCCAAATGCCATGAATGCTGCTGAAATAACTGATAAGCTTGGCCTTCACTCCCTCCGTCAACGCCACTGGTAAAACCGAATGTAGCTTCTATTTCTCACAAACTCACTCACACCTACGCCCCTCCTTGAAACTAACTTTGTAAACTATCCCTTGCAGGTATATCCAGAGCACATGCGCCACTTCTGGTGAAGGACTGTACGAGGGTCTTGACTGGCTCTCAAACAATATTGCAAACAAGGTGGACTCATGCTCTCATACATTCTGAATAACTCGATTGTTCATTATGGTTTCCCTTTCTGACTTTGGTTTTCTGATACTTCATTTTGCAGGCATAGATGGCTTGACTAAAATTCTGTGTAGCGTCCGTTCTTCTGTACTATGAAGTTGACATTTATCGGTCCTGGTGTTCTGCATTTGCTCCGCTCTTAAGTACCTGTTTTTACCATATTTGTGTTTTCTTTTGCAAACAGTGCCTTTTTTACATGTAGTTAAGAATAATTCACAAATTCTCAATTTTTCGTACGGTATTAACATAATAGCTTTGTTTTGTGAAATGAAATAGCTGTTATCGATTTGTTCATATTTACTTTGACGGAGATTATGTAAGTGGAAGATGATCCTCCCCTCGTTATCTCTCGCACATGAGAAATGCATTTGGGAAGTGGTGTTTACCCTCCAAAATTATCTTCTCATTTAAAGTTATAAACAGGATCCAAAATCCCTAACTATGATAATTTATGCAGGGGCTGTGCCCAAATGTTTATTCTTTCCTTACATTATAACGGCTCGAGTGATTGAACCGTGACCTTGTCATAATCCAAAACTATAATCCCTCTCTCAGTTAGTGTAGCTTAAGCACTAATATCGTTCGTAATAAGATCATTTGGGGGGCACGCGTATCGGATCACGCCTCGGGTCCGGTATGTATTCTCAAAAACTTATCCAATGCATCAAATCATGGTTATCAGACTGGTattgtatttttgttatttgatcttcttcaattcattcgatccgacaattgaaaattaaatgtgagaagtaaaaatgaatgtgtAGATAACACATCcctttataatatattttaatgtgtTGCTTATCGACGTGATACGAGGTGACAATTGAGAATGTTTCCCAGACGCCTCGTAACTCATCAATGGTCATGGCAACGGTGGTGGATGCGCTACAGTGCTAGGCTATCCACCGTCCATCATAAATAATGttaggaagattaaatttgtaaatcaaatgatgtgtcactaacaGAGACGGATCCACAGAGGGACCTGGGAGGTCCCAGGACCCCTCGGCGATCTTAAAATGATGCTAGAAATTTTCCTGGGACCCCTCGACGAGAACACGAGGTATGTGCTGCAGCTTGCAGCTTGCAACGGAGAAGAAGACAGCGGGGCTGCgagggagaagaaagaaaacaggGTTTTTTAGAAAGTTGGTCCAAAACGCAGTGTTTTGgccaatttgtttatttgtttatttttatttttttgttaaaagctaATGAGACAAACGGTGCCGTCTGTCAATTGTCCATGATTCCATATGCCTAGCCCCACATGGGCCATCTTTCCCAAGAGTCCCTTTCATTTCCCCATTATGTTCCTCTACTTTTTCCCATAATTGCCATCTTTCTTATAttcacccaaaaccctaaatttctaATCCCACCCAAACCCATATTATAATTACATTACTTTAATATCATACTTCCACTTGTTTCAATTCTCCAAGCCACCACTATTTGGTTCAAAATTCAAGTAAGTTTTTTGGTATTCTAATCTAATCTCAATTAATTATATTAGATATTGGTGGAGATTTTTAGTCTATTATTGATATGATTGttaatatgttttatgtttgtatactcattttataattgaaatttagatggaatttttgtttattggttgATTGgtatttgttttgtgtttttggttaaatgCGTAGTTTagaaataagaaatatggaaagATTATTCAAGTCAAAGCCAATAACACCATTTACTTGTTCGGGTAGTTCGAGCTCAAGACAAAATGAGTGTGACATTGATTTTAATAATCTTGAGAGAGACCCggcaaaaagaattcaaatgAAGGATTATCCTTCTAATATTCAAAATGAggtatgtcacagcccgtcccgaataaTTAATTTTCGATGCATGAAATGACAATTGTACCCTTGGACGTTAAAGTGTATTGTGTGATTTAAGTTGGATTTTGGAACCATTTCCATTATTTTCATAAGTCTTTGGACCTAATTCAAAGTAAGGAAATTGTTGTTTTGATTGGTGACCCAAACTGTTTGGACCACACAtccttcctctctctcactctcccgtgctttctcttctctctctctgtttcactctctctctccttacTATACGTACGGACAACCTTGAACCAAGCCAAATCTTCGCAGATCGAAGGTTTTGAGCACACCATTGTGTTCCTTAGTCCATTTCGAGTTCAAAagtatccatttcaggtaagaactcgttcgatatcacgttgaaaactcaagctccgagttgagcactattcatgaacttttgaatggttatgttttaggacaatccaagctcacagtgagctctatgaggtcccaaggaagctcggagtacttcgtttgaaggttttggacgtcgggatcgtgtggacgaagtttggccggtttttcttggaattctcTGGTGAGATCCCGTGACTTTTAGAGCTTTAAATTAGTTTCATTgtgttctacaagttaagagcttcattttggtataaattgcgtgaaaaatggtgcaaaaacgaGCGAGAAATAGGCAGTTACATGTCTGCCCAGAATCCGGCGCCGGTGACACTATTCCGGCGTCTGGAGGTTGAAGATGATGCACGTGAGGGCGTGTGAGGGCGCGTGAGGCCATGCCCTCCCTGCCGCGTGAGGGCGCGTGAGCCACaggaaaattattctaaaaatatcacgatattcgtgaggttgtgtaggtcacgttgTATGAGAAGtgattagctagttttgcctatgtgttttaaaataacgtttttatagttaattcgcatataggtgaggcttATCTCGAGGATGAGCGTATTCatgggcgactcgggggctacgacccttcgacataccagtgagtgggcttttgttttcagtatatatttatatacttgatatatttcccagaaatgcatttttaaggaaagtatacTTTGAAAtgatatgccaaatgcttttatattctgaatatgcatttcatgatttcatatatatatatataaatgtggtgctgtggaggcacatgtaagttcaagtaagttatgtttggttatatgaatcatcgatgatgtgatatgtgattgaataatgttgagctcataaaactgcacctatgGTGAtcgtgatttagccagagatgtgaagtacatgcctgtttatttacgtcacctcccgcactatatgttcatattggatccaacttaagtgcacagttttgtcgtacagaccttatttatggttccaactcgtagataactagcgatttatcgcccggctattatgaaAGAATAGAAttaagcataattatatttcacccaaCCTTGTCGCATGGATCCTTTTTaggggttccgacttatgtgcagtatattgtcgtataggtcattgtagtgactccgactagattgacttttgagctatgaatttagCCGTACAAACcaccacaggggttccggctaacatatcatatttctatgaactTATTCATACCTGAATTgtttactctgttatatcttggcatggcatatatatgattatgtgaagtatgatttgaattgatatattttcatattcatttatgtatatgcttatattctgattctaggaaaaattatacatgttttacagcgaagggttagtatattgatacatgaaatgaatttgtaaaacatttgtttttgcccactcacgttttctgttttgcgctcctccaggttttaagtaagcttgatgTTGGTGGCTCGAGGGCGTCGGCTGTtctgacttatctaaataatagtaggacattcctggtactgtataactagtacttgtcctactggactgcacctagactttatgctctgattatgagtgtttactgttttaactaactcctatcactttctgtttagtagtgcactctagtaatttggttttcaattattcgtgtaattcttatcattatcacttcctcactgtgcacatggctacgtcactctcacgtgacggccagcataccTTGATctaggttggggtgtgtcaaggTCCGAAGAGCATATTTGCAAATGGGACCTTGTAGGCCTACAAAGTATGAGTTCCCATACactttgaatgaaatgtattatatttagggctgggcacgggcccATTTTTGAAGGGACTGGACCGGACCCGGAATTAAAGGAGACGGGACGGGTCGGGCCGGGCATTACAATTTTGAAAATAGGAACCGGACCTTACCCggaattaaaaaaattgcagaGGTAGTACCGGGAGCATTCTGATCCATTTTTGACTCCGCCATTGGTGAATTACATCCGACTCCTCAAACCATAACACTGTGTGAATATATGCAATCAAGAGAAAAGCAAGTAGCACACATATAAACCCAATACATACGATTTAACGGAGCCTTGCTTCAGAGAAATGATATTTGAGTCCTCGACCAATTGCTCGCTACCAAtcacattaaaaattaaattgctCGCTACTAAtcacattaaaaattaaattgctCACTAATAATCACATCAAAAATTGTTCGACCTTATTGCCTATAAAGCCCGACAGACTTTTGTTTTCTCTTATTTACATTGCCATACTTCAAAATTTATCCTGATTTGAATCACTACTAGAATGGGATAACAAAAAAGGCAATTGTGTTGATTTCTTAATGAGCCTGTTAATTACCATGGCCACCAAGTGCAGACAAGAACAGAACAAATTGATTAATCCTACTAATAAAcatatatttttcattaattaaccATTTGCTCCCTCTCCATAAGAGGATGATTACATAAATGgcgtttttttctctctttcataCAACACATTACACCACCAACACACGTCAAACCTTGTCATCTAAGCAGGTTCATCTaccaaaccaaaagaaaatacaaataaaaaatcaaaagctGCTTGTTGCTTAACTCATTCCCCCTTCCCCCGACGCAGTCCAAAACAAGCATTGGAATTTCATTCATCCAAGTACTTCCACTCTCTCTTGTGTACCCCGTAGATGAATGAATGCTCTAAATCGCCTAAGCCGCTGACGGGGCTGTCACGTACTGGACCGCAGCTTCCGACAGTGCGTCAATGAACGGCTGCATGTTCACCCCTTCACCACCTGAAGCTGCTTCTGGACCCACAACTCCTCCTGCCCAGGCTCCTCCCGCTGCCTTCTTGTAATCCAACGACTCGTCGTTGTATATGTCCCACCATTTCTTCACCAGCATCTTAATGTCCTCCCTCTGCATGTTCTCCTCCTTCCCTGTATACCTCCACGGCTTCGATCCCTGTAACAATCAGCGTATATTaatcaaaccctaaagaaaatgTGTGACATGTCTATATatgttaattattaattaaaatttaagtaataCTTACTGCTGCACAATAATGGACGACTTTGACTTTGTCTAGCTTCACATTCTCCGGGTGACGCCAAAGCATGGCGAGGACCAAATTGTATACCAAAGGAATTGGCCTGTATATT belongs to Malus sylvestris chromosome 17, drMalSylv7.2, whole genome shotgun sequence and includes:
- the LOC126611465 gene encoding ADP-ribosylation factor-like isoform X2; the encoded protein is MGLSFTKLFSRLFAKKEMRILMVGLDAAGKTTILYKLKLGEIVTTIPTIGFNVETVEYKNISFTVWDVGGQDKIRPLWRHYFQNTQGLIFVVDSNDRDRVVEARDELHRMLNEDELRDAVLLVFANKQDLPNAMNAAEITDKLGLHSLRQRHWYIQSTCATSGEGLYEGLDWLSNNIANKA
- the LOC126611465 gene encoding ADP-ribosylation factor-like isoform X1 produces the protein MGLSFTKLFSRLFAKKEMRILMVGLDAAGKTTILYKLKLGEIVTTIPTIGFNVETVEYKNISFTVWDVGGQDKIRPLWRHYFQNTQGLIFVVDSNDRDRVVEARDELHRMLNEDELRDAVLLVFANKQDLPNAMNAAEITDKLGLHSLRQRHWYIQSTCATSGEGLYEGLDWLSNNIANKVDSCSHTF